From the genome of Anaerolineales bacterium, one region includes:
- the nifJ gene encoding pyruvate:ferredoxin (flavodoxin) oxidoreductase: protein MADGAAKRKLVPHDGNSATTHVAYATNEVIAIYPITPSSSMGEIADEKASVGEKNIWGIVPSVTEMQSEGGAAGAVHGALTTGALTTTFTASQGLLLMIPNMFKIAGELTPTVFHIAARAISAQALSIFGDHSDVMAARSTGWAMLASNNVQEAMDNALIAQAATLEARLPFLHFFDGFRTSSEIQKVEELTHDDMRAMIDEDLVIAHRQRALTPERPTIRGTAQNPDVYFQGRETVNPYYLETPGIVQKAMDRFAKVTGRQYRLFDYVGAPDADRVVVMMGSGAETMHEVVEHLTKQGEKIGLVKVHLYRPFDSPAFIAALPKTVRLVAVLDRTKEPGASGEPLYQDVHTAVGEALASGAIAREAMPVVVGGRYGLGSKEFTPGMAKSVLDNLKGKPPKNHFTVGIIEDVTNTSLPWDETFNSEPEGTHRAMFYGLGADGTVGANKNSIKIIGKATDYYAQGYFVYDSKKSGSMTISHLRFSPHPIRSIYLISQAEFLACHSFAFLERSDILRSLKPGGTFLLNSPYPAEEVWDHLPFEVQQGLIGKNAKFYVIDAYSLAKSIGLGGRINIIMQMAFFSISGVLPREKALKMIELAVEDTYGDKGKSVVDMNVRSAQLASERIHQVELPAKATSKVHMRPPVPEDAPEFVRNVTAEMIAYRGDRLPVSRLPADGTYPTGTTKYEKRNIALEIPVWEPEACIQCNQCAFVCPHATIRVKVFDPGQDGKAPPTFKAIDYKGKEYPGMKYVVQVAPEDCTGCGACVYICPANVKDEKGQKTERKAINMASQPPIREPEAANWGYFLRLPDPDPKAINRFTTKGSQFLPPMFEFSGACGGCGETPYIKLLTQLFGDRMLVANATGCSSIFGGNLPTTPYAPRFDGRGPAWSNSLFEDNAEFGMGMRLTADKLTDFARALLERMSFNGQADLAEAIRKAEVNTAEDVEAQRARIDELKGFLAKSKDEDAKRLLSVVDYLVPKSVWVIGGDGWAYDIGYGGLDHVLASGRNVNAMVLDTGVYSNTGGQASKATPRGAVAKFAAAGKDMPKKDLGAIAMTYGNIYVAQVAYAANMTQVVRAFKEAEEYDGPSLIVAYAQCINHGIDMEKGTDQQKDAVETGFWPLFRYDPRLALEGKNPLQLDSKAPTKPIEDFMYKQIRFRALRQADPTRAEMLLQSMRKDVASRWKFYEQMANLDL from the coding sequence ATGGCTGACGGAGCTGCCAAGCGCAAGCTTGTTCCACACGACGGGAACTCGGCAACGACTCATGTGGCCTACGCCACCAACGAGGTCATCGCCATCTACCCGATCACACCTTCGTCCAGCATGGGGGAGATCGCCGACGAAAAGGCCTCGGTGGGCGAGAAGAACATCTGGGGAATTGTCCCAAGCGTCACCGAGATGCAGTCCGAAGGCGGTGCCGCCGGTGCGGTGCACGGCGCCCTGACCACCGGCGCCCTGACAACGACCTTCACCGCTTCCCAGGGCCTGTTGCTGATGATCCCCAACATGTTCAAGATCGCCGGGGAACTGACGCCGACGGTGTTCCACATCGCCGCCCGCGCCATTTCGGCCCAGGCGCTTTCGATCTTCGGCGATCACAGCGATGTCATGGCGGCCCGTTCGACCGGATGGGCGATGCTGGCCTCCAACAATGTGCAGGAGGCGATGGACAACGCCCTGATCGCCCAGGCGGCCACGCTCGAGGCGCGGTTGCCGTTCCTGCACTTCTTCGACGGATTCCGTACATCCTCCGAGATCCAGAAGGTCGAGGAACTAACCCATGACGACATGCGAGCGATGATCGACGAAGACCTGGTCATCGCCCACCGTCAGCGAGCCCTGACGCCGGAGCGCCCCACGATCCGAGGCACCGCCCAGAACCCGGATGTGTACTTCCAGGGGCGGGAAACGGTCAACCCCTACTACCTGGAGACCCCGGGGATTGTACAGAAGGCGATGGACCGCTTCGCCAAGGTGACGGGCCGGCAGTATCGCCTGTTTGACTACGTGGGCGCGCCCGATGCCGATCGGGTGGTAGTGATGATGGGCTCGGGCGCCGAGACAATGCACGAAGTCGTTGAGCACCTGACCAAGCAGGGCGAAAAGATCGGCCTGGTCAAGGTGCACCTGTATCGTCCGTTCGACTCGCCGGCTTTCATTGCGGCCCTGCCCAAGACGGTGCGCTTGGTCGCTGTGTTGGACCGCACCAAGGAGCCCGGCGCCTCCGGTGAGCCGCTGTATCAGGATGTGCACACGGCGGTCGGTGAGGCGCTGGCCAGCGGCGCAATCGCCCGCGAGGCCATGCCGGTAGTGGTCGGCGGCCGCTATGGGCTGGGGTCCAAGGAATTCACGCCGGGGATGGCCAAGTCGGTCCTCGACAACTTGAAGGGGAAGCCGCCCAAGAATCATTTCACGGTCGGGATCATCGAGGATGTGACCAACACCTCGCTCCCCTGGGATGAGACATTCAACTCGGAACCGGAAGGCACGCACCGGGCGATGTTCTACGGCCTGGGCGCCGACGGCACGGTGGGCGCCAACAAGAACTCGATCAAGATCATCGGCAAGGCGACCGACTACTACGCCCAGGGCTACTTCGTCTACGACTCGAAGAAATCCGGCTCGATGACCATCTCGCACCTACGCTTCAGCCCCCACCCGATCCGCAGCATCTATCTGATCAGCCAGGCCGAGTTCCTGGCCTGCCACTCCTTCGCGTTCTTGGAGCGCTCTGACATCCTGCGCAGCCTGAAGCCGGGTGGGACCTTCCTGCTCAATAGCCCGTACCCGGCGGAAGAAGTGTGGGATCACCTGCCGTTCGAGGTGCAGCAGGGGTTGATCGGCAAGAACGCCAAGTTCTACGTCATCGATGCCTACTCCCTGGCCAAGTCCATCGGGCTTGGCGGCCGGATCAACATCATTATGCAGATGGCCTTCTTCTCGATCTCGGGCGTGTTGCCCCGGGAGAAGGCGCTGAAGATGATCGAGCTGGCAGTTGAGGACACCTACGGCGATAAGGGCAAGTCGGTCGTCGACATGAATGTGCGCTCGGCCCAGCTGGCGAGCGAGCGCATCCACCAAGTAGAGCTGCCGGCCAAGGCGACGAGCAAGGTTCACATGCGCCCGCCTGTGCCGGAGGATGCGCCGGAGTTCGTCAGAAACGTCACGGCCGAAATGATTGCCTACCGCGGCGATCGACTGCCCGTGTCGCGCCTGCCAGCCGACGGCACCTATCCCACCGGCACGACCAAGTACGAGAAGCGCAACATCGCCCTGGAGATCCCGGTCTGGGAGCCAGAGGCCTGCATCCAGTGCAACCAGTGCGCCTTTGTCTGCCCGCATGCCACCATTCGGGTCAAGGTTTTCGACCCGGGCCAGGACGGCAAGGCGCCGCCGACCTTCAAGGCAATCGACTACAAAGGCAAAGAATACCCCGGGATGAAGTATGTCGTGCAGGTTGCGCCCGAGGACTGCACCGGCTGCGGGGCCTGCGTCTACATCTGCCCGGCCAACGTCAAGGACGAGAAGGGTCAGAAGACCGAGCGCAAGGCGATCAACATGGCCTCCCAGCCGCCGATCCGCGAACCGGAAGCGGCGAACTGGGGGTACTTCCTCCGCCTGCCGGACCCGGATCCCAAGGCGATCAACCGCTTTACCACCAAGGGATCCCAGTTTCTGCCGCCGATGTTTGAGTTCTCCGGCGCCTGCGGCGGCTGCGGCGAGACACCCTATATCAAGCTGCTGACCCAGCTGTTCGGCGACCGGATGCTGGTCGCCAATGCCACCGGCTGCTCGTCGATCTTCGGCGGCAACCTGCCGACCACCCCCTACGCCCCACGCTTCGATGGCCGCGGCCCGGCGTGGTCGAACTCTCTGTTCGAGGACAACGCCGAGTTCGGCATGGGCATGCGCCTGACAGCCGATAAGCTGACCGACTTCGCCCGGGCGTTGCTCGAGCGCATGAGCTTCAATGGCCAGGCGGACCTGGCGGAAGCGATCCGCAAGGCAGAGGTCAATACCGCTGAAGACGTGGAGGCGCAGCGGGCGCGCATCGATGAGCTGAAGGGTTTCCTGGCGAAGTCGAAGGACGAAGACGCCAAACGCCTGCTGAGCGTGGTCGACTACCTGGTGCCGAAGTCGGTGTGGGTCATCGGCGGGGACGGCTGGGCCTACGACATCGGCTACGGCGGTCTGGACCATGTCCTGGCCTCCGGCCGGAACGTGAATGCCATGGTGCTCGACACCGGCGTGTATTCCAACACCGGCGGCCAAGCCTCCAAGGCGACGCCACGCGGGGCGGTGGCCAAATTCGCCGCCGCCGGCAAAGATATGCCCAAGAAAGATCTGGGTGCGATCGCCATGACCTACGGGAACATCTACGTAGCGCAGGTCGCCTACGCCGCCAACATGACCCAGGTCGTGCGGGCTTTCAAGGAAGCCGAGGAGTACGACGGACCGTCCCTGATCGTCGCCTACGCCCAATGCATCAACCACGGCATCGATATGGAGAAGGGTACCGACCAGCAAAAAGACGCAGTCGAGACCGGTTTCTGGCCGCTGTTCCGCTACGACCCGCGCCTGGCGCTGGAGGGCAAGAATCCGCTGCAGTTGGACTCGAAGGCGCCCACCAAGCCGATCGAGGACTTCATGTACAAGCAGATCCGCTTCCGGGCGCTGCGTCAGGCGGACCCCACGCGGGCGGAGATGCTGCTGCAGTCCATGCGCAAGGATGTCGCCTCGCGCTGGAAGTTCTACGAACAGATGGCCAACCTCGACCTGTAG